The Enterobacter huaxiensis sequence GGTATTTGATCCACTGGTACTTAACGGAGATGAAGCCGCTGCTGGGCGATGAAACCGTTGATGCCCTGCGACAGTCCTGTTTCTTTGCAAAACAGCTTTCCGATGGTCGCGACAACCCCCTCTTCCGTACCGTGGTGCCGCGTGAAGGTCTTCTTGTTCGCCGTACCTGCTGTCAGCGCTATCGCCTGCCGGACGTACAGCAGTGCGGGGATTGTACGCTGAAGTAGTGCCATTAATTGCCCGGTGGCGCTTCGCTTACCGGGCCTACAGCTCCTCAACACGTAGGCCGGGTAAGGCGCAGCCGCCACCCGGCACAAACGACTCAGGCTACCTGCTGATTTTCCTCTTCAGCGTTACGCTGCGCTTCTTCCGCTTCCTGCTCCAGCAGTTGCTTCTCGTACACCTTAAAGAACGGGAAGTAGATAATGGCCGATACGCAGGCCAGCACTATCACCAGAATAGCGGCACGGAAATCCCAGCCCAGCGCCCATGCAGCCCCGACCGGCGCCGGTGCCGTCCAAGGCACAACGGAAATCACGCGGCCAATCAAATCTAACTTCATCACTCCCCATGCCAGCACGGCGTTAACCATTGGCGCCAGCAGGAACGGAATAAAGAACACCGGGTTCATCACAATCGGCGTGCCGAAGATGACGGGTTCGTTGATGTTGAAGAAGCTTGGCACCACGCTCAGACGGCCAATCGAACGCAGGTGCGCGGAGCGGCTGCGCAGGTAGCAGATAACCAGCCCCATCGTTGCACCCGAACCGCCGATAACAATAAAGAACGTCCAGAACGCTTCCATAAAGATGTGCGGCAGCGCCTCCCCGGCGGCAAGCGCAGTCTGGTTTGCCCCCAGGTTTGTCAGCCAGAACATTTGCAGCATTCCGGAGACAATTGCCGCACCGTGGATCCCGGCAAACCACAGCAGGTGACCAATCAACACCGCCAGCAGGATAGCAGGCAGGGAGTCAGCGGCGGAAACCAGCGGTTTAAAGATAGACATGATGGCCTGCGGGATCAGCATGCCAAACTCAGACTGAATCAACAGGCTCAGCGGGTAAAGCGTCAGCACAACCACCAGCACCGGAATCAGCAGGTCAAAGGAGTTTTTGATCATCGGTGGCACCTGGTCAGGCAGGCGAATACCGATGTTGTGCGCCTTCAGAAAACGCATCAATTCAACGCAGTAAACGGCCACCAGGATGGCGGTGAAGATCCCCGTCCCGCCCAGGCTATCTACCGGCAGCGTCCCTTTGGTTTTGGGTGCCGCAACCAGCAGAAACGCCATCAGCGACAGCATGGCGCACATGAACGGGTCTAACTGATGCGATTTTACATAGTGTTTGCCAAGGTTGTAGGCGATAGCCGCACAGATATAAATGGACATGATGCCCATGGTCATATCAAACGGGGTGAGGATTTGTCCTTCAAACTGCTTCGCCATGTCCAGCCAGGCGCGAGCGAACCCCCAGGTGGTATCAGGGGAGAACGGAGGATAAGCGAACACCAACAAAAATGAGCCCACAATCATAAATGGCATCGCGGAAATGAACCCGTCGCGGATTGCCATAACATGACGCTGGGAGGAGATCCGCCCGGCTATCGGGCTTACGTAATTCTCAACGAAACGAAATATCAGATTGAACGCAGCATGGTTGGCAGACATAGCAGATCTCCTGTCAGACGTTGGTTACGGGCGTATTCGCGCCACACGTTGTGCCATACATCAGCTTCACAACCATGCTGGCTCGGGTACCAGCGGTACTGCTCAGACGGAATGGTTTCATAATTTGCTCTTATTATTGGATACAGGGAACGTTACGTACTCAGTATTAATCTATGCTTCACGCTCTGCAACCGGTTACTGTAACCGGTTTCCGTGAATGTGAAGGCGATCCAGAAATCAGCGGAACGGGATATTTGTTACGGAAGAGATATTTACAGAGCATAATTTCTTATGACAGATTACGCAGGATATTTGTCAGGAGGAAACAATGAGTTTGCAGTCTGTACAGCAGTTTTTTGCCGACAACGCGCCGGATGTCGAAATCATAGAGCTAAGCCAAAGCACCGCGACCGTGGCCCTTGCTGCTGCTGCTCACAACGTTGAACCGGGTCAAATCGCCAAGACGCTTTCGCTAAAGGTTAAAAATGAGGTCATTCTGGTGGTCGCTAAGGGTGACGCGCGCCTGGATAACAAAAAGCTAAAGGACGCATTCGGTGCGAAAGCGCGCATGCTCAGCAGTGATGAAGTCGTAACCGTTACGGGCCATCCCGTCGGAGGCGTTTGCCCTTTTGGGCTTGAGAACCCGCTTTCGGTTTACTGCGACGTGTCATTGAAACAGTACGCGGAAGTACTGCCCGCTGCCGGGGCCATTCACAGTGCAGTGCGTATTTCCCCGGACAGAATGGCCGAATTGACCTCAGCGAAATGGGTGGATGTCTGCAGTTGATCGCAGCGCCAGAATCACTCTGGCGCACGTCGGTCAGTCATGAAAATGAGGAAACGTTCAGCACAGAACGACGCGACTCCCAGGCGGGCAGATGAGCCAGAATATCGGCCGCATCCAGTAATCCCACGTCAGAATTAACGCCCAGCTTAACCATCGCGTTAAATTTATGTGCCCGAATGGTTTTAATATTACGCTCAAGCCGCGCTGCTATTTCAGGGATCGAATAGCCAGACGACATATAACGCAGAATCGCCCGCTCCGTGGGGCTCAGCATCCGGTTCTGGCTCACATACCAGTGATTGAACATGTTGTCGTTTACCCGGTGCGTTTCATTGAGCAGCACTATCAGACCTTCCAGCAGTTTCTCAAGCGAAAGCGATTTACTGATAACCCCGTGAAGACGAGAAGGAGAAAGGTGGCTGACCAGCCTCGCCTCGACCTCTCCAGCCGCCAGCACGATGCGCTGGATATCACCGTGTGAGAATGTCAGATCTCGCAGGTATGCCAGACAATTACGACGTTCCTCGCGCGCATCGGATAGCGAGTATATAACCGCGTAAAATGAGGTGTGGGAAAGCGCATCTTTGAAGCTATCGAAGCGGCTAAAAAGATGCATTTGAAAACTGCTGAGCGCGGGCAGAGCAAAAAAATGCTGCAGCCCCACGGCACTCATTGCGCAATTTTCAATGACGGCGATATGTCTTGTTGCAAGGGTCTTTTCCATTCATCAAAATCTCCATAGGCCGACATTAAACTCAGTTCCCGCATTCCCTGGGTACTGCTGATCCACGCATACATATCGGCGTTGCTGCGCAGGGATAACCGCCGCATCGCACTGTTTTTCTGCGCACTGATCGTTTTATTACTTTTCTTCAATAACGTAGCGATCTGATTAATGCCCCACCCTTTTCCCAGCAGCCGTAATACTTTGCGCTCTGAATGAGTGAGTGCGATAAAATTCTCAGTCTCTTCGTCCAAATCGGGTCTTTCTGGCATTAATAAGGTCTGGCTGATCCGTTCGGCACGTTCGCTACCGGCTCGAATAGCGCTTATCACGCCCTCAATGGGCTCCATATCTGAAAGCAATGTACTTTCAGGGCGCATAAGCAGCTCGATCGCCAACGGGTAGAGAGGACGAGAGACTAAAAATATCCAGTGAACATCCCGGTACTGATTGAGCAGCCCGTAATATTGCTCAAGCGTGCCACGCGGATTTCGGTAATCACCTGAAATATCGGCAATGATTACCCCAGCACGGCGTAACTGCAGCAGCGTTAGCTCCTGTATAGAGCGACAATAGGTCATCTCATAGTCAGGGAAATGACGCGTCATCACCCCGCCTAGCCCGGCCTGCATCACCGGTACCTTACTTATTACAACTCCGTGTTTACCCTCTAACGGCAACATAGAACCTCCGAGTCCATTCTTCTTTTACTAAATAGCGTTCAAACGCATCTTGATAAGATATATTCCATCCCTGAGCGCAAACGGATTAATTCTGCCCGATGTTGAGAATATCTTGATATGATTAAGAAATACCCAAAACGGCGTTAATATCTCATAAATGACAATCAAATTTAATTGCATCGACCTGAAAAGAACGAAAACATAAAATTAGAAATACTTAATATATAAACGCTATATTTTATTTTTAACCATTCATGCAATTAATATATTCACGTTTTCCCTTTCGTCAGCAGATATCCGCCTGTTTGCATAAAGCTTGATCTAACCCAGAGCAAGAGAGCGTACATTTTGTGCTAAAAGTAAGCATTCTGAGCCTACAGGCAGGCTTTTCACCTTCTTTTCAGGGCAAGACATGCAGGCAGATCGGTCAACGCAGCGTGCCGCTACGCGGCTATGCATTCAGTGCGGGCTTTTTCTCTTACAGCACGGTGCGGAAAGCGCGCTGGTCGAGGAGCTTTCAACGCGTCTTGGGGTCGCGCTGGGGATGGACAGCGTTGAAAGTTCCATCTCGTCAAACGCCATTGTCCTCACCACCATTAAAGACGGTCAGTGCCTGACCTCCACGCGCAAGAACCACGATCGCGGCATCAATATGCACGTCGTCACGGAGGTACAGCATATTGTCATTATGGCGGAGCACAGGCTCCTTGACCTGAAGGATATCGATAAACGCTTCAACCAAATCAAACCGTTACGTTATCCGCGGTGGCTGGTGGTCCTGATGGTGGGGCTCTCCTGCGCCTGTTTCTGTAAGCTGAATCAGGGCGGCTGGGACGGAGCAGCCATAACGTTTTTGGCCAGCGGCATCGCCATGTACGTTCGCCAGCTTCTGACCCACCGGCAGCTGCACCCGCAAATCAATTTCTGCGCTACCGCGTTTGTTGCCACGACGGTTTCTGGCCTGCTGTTGCGCCTGCCGCAGTTTGCCAGCACGCCCACCGTCGCCATGGCCGCCAGCGTGCTTTTGCTGGTACCCGGCTTTCCGTTGATTAACGCCGTTGCCGACATGTTCAAAGGACACATTAATACCGGGCTGGCGCGCTGGGCGATCGCCAGCCTTCTGACGCTGGCCACCTGTATCGGCGTGGTGATGGCGATGACGCTGTGGGGGTTACGCGGATGGGCGTGATTGAATTAGTGCTCGCACTGGCGCAGGACATGCTCCTGGCCGCCATTCCCGCCGTCGGCTTTGCGATGGTCTTCAACGTGCCACAGCGCGCACTGCCCTGGTGTGCGCTGCTGGGTGCAATTGGCCACGGTTCGCGAATGGTGATGATGACGGCAGGTTTTAATATCGAGTGGTCGACGTTTATGGCTTCGATGCTGGTGGGCTGCATTGGCATTCAGTGGTCGCGCTGGTATCTGGCGCATCCGAAGGTGTTCACCGTCGCCGCCGTTATTCCCATGTTTCCAGGCATCTCCGCCTATACGGCCATGATTTCAGCGGTGAAGATCGGCCATTTTGGCTACAGCGAGCCGCAGATGATCCTTCTGCTGAGTAACTTTCTGAAGGCCTCTTCCATTGTCGGGGCTCTTTCCATCGGGCTGTCTATCCCCGGTTTGTGGCTGTATCGCAAACGCCCACGCGTTTGATATTTGTGTTATTTCGCTGCCGTGGGGATAATCCCCTCTTTCCGTTTGGTGACGATAAGGAAAGGATGTGGCTAACCCTGGCAGCGAACACCCCGAGTACCATGACGAATCCAGCCTGAAGGATAAAATATTTCAGAGCGCGATCGCCCTGTTTGCCGAGTATGGGCTAAACGGTGCCCGCATGGAGCAAATCGCCGAGAAAGCAGGCACCACCAAGCGGATGGTGGTGTATCACTTTAAGAATAAAGAGAACCTGTACCTTCTGGCTCTTGAGTACGTTTACACCCAAATCCGCGCCAGCGAGAAACAGCTGAGCCTTGCCGGCATGCCGCCTGTCGAAGCACTGGTGCATCTGGTTGAAGCCACCTTTGACTACCATGCCGACCACCCGGACTACATTCGCATCATCTGCATGGAAAACATGCAGCGCGGTCGCTTTATGCAGCAGTCCAGCTACCTGCGCCAGGTCAACCGCAGCGCGCTGGAACTGCTGGAAGCCATCCTCCAGCGGGGGAAAGAGAAGCAGTTATTCAACCAGACGGTCGATGCGCGCGACCTTCACCGCCTGATCAGCAGCTTCAGCTTCCACTACGTCGCCAACAGCTACACGTTTACCCTGCTCTTTGAGGACGGCGCGGACGAAGCGGCGCAGCGCCAGCACTACCGAAAAATGGCGGTTCAGGTGGCACTTCGCTACACCTGCCCATAAAATAGCTTGCAATTATATTGCGCACTATTTATATTCATCTCATGAACGCAAAAACGAACGACACCACCGCCGCGCTCCTGCTGGATAACCAGCTCTGTTTTGCCCTCTACTCGGCAAACCTGGCGCTCAACAAGCTGTACCGGCAACTGCTGGCACCGCTGAACCTGACCTACCCGCAATACCTCGTCATGCTGGTGCTGTGGGAGCAGGACGACGTCACGGTGTCGGACATCGGCGAACGCCTGTTTCTTGACTCCGCCACGCTGACGCCGCTGTTGAAGCGTCTCGAAAGCGCCGGGCTGATCCTGCGTCAGCGCTCCCGTAAAGACGAGCGCCAGGTCGCAGTCACCCTGAGCGATGCGGGGCGTGCGCTTCAGCAGCAGGCGGTTGGGATCCCCCACGCGGTAGGATGTGCAGCGCAGTGTGATACCGACACGATGCTGGCCCTTAAGCAGCAGCTCGAACATTTGCGTCAACAGTTACACCGCGCGTAAAGCTATACTTTACGCGTTATTATTACCCATATATATCGCACGCTATTTAATAGCATATATAAACGTAAGATGAGGAACCTGCCATGTCTTTAGAAAAAGTTGTCTACACTGCCAAAGCAAAAGCAACCGGAGGCCGTGACGGCCGCGCCACCTCTTCCGATGGCGTTCTGGACGTTAAGCTGGGTGTGCCAAAAGAGATGGGCGGCATGGGTGGCGACGTCACCAACCCGGAACAGCTGTTCGCCGCGGGCTACTCGGCCTGCTTCCTGGGTGCGATGAAGTTCGTGGCCGCACGCGACAAATTCTCCCTGCCGAAAGATGCCTTTATTGAAGGCGAAGTGGGTATCGGCCCGCTGCCAACCGGTTTTGGTATTGAAGCAAAGCTGAATATTCACGTAGAAGGGATGGATGCAGCCGAAGCTAAAAAACTGGTGGATGCGGCACACATCGTCTGCCCGTACTCCAACGCCACGCGCGGCAATATCGACGTTACGCTGAACATCATCGCGTGATAAATGCCTGATGGCGCTGTGCTTATCAGGCCTACAAATGTAGCCCCGGTAAGCGCAGCGCCACCGGGGAAATCCCCTCCATTCCCTCCTCCTCTCTGTGCTACCATAAGCCCCTATCACGCCCGTAGTAATCAGCAGAGAAAGTGTTATGTCCTCCAGAATCCTGACAACCAGCATCGCTGGCATTGATGCCTTTATGCGTGACCCGCGCGGCGTGCTGAGCAATGCCGAAGGCGGTACGATCGCCGTGTTTGCCGACAACGCCCCGGCGTTTTACGCAATCACGCCGGAGCGTCTGGCGCAGCTTCTGGATATCGAAGCGCGCCTGTCGCGCCCGGCAAGCGATGTCACCCTGGATAACCAGTTCTTCGACGAACCGGGTAACGCGCCCGTGGCCGTGCCGATGGGAAAATTCCCGATGTACGCTGGCTGGCAGCCGGACGCCGATTTTCAGCGTCAGGCAGCCTTATGGGGCATCGCACTCTCGCAGCCCGTTACGCCCGAAGAGCTGGCCGCATTTACCGCGTACTGGCAGGCTGAAGGCAAAGTGTTCCACCATGTTCAATGGCAGCAAAAGCTGGCGCGCAGCATTCAAATTAACCGCGCCAGCAATAATGGCCAGCCCAAGCGCGATATCAACGCGTTTTCAGAACCGGATAAACAGATCCCTAACGGATTCCGAGGTGCGAAATGAAAAACGTCGGCGACCTGATGAAACGTCTGCAAAAAATGATGCCTGCTAACGTAAAACCCGCCTTTACGACGGGTGAAGAGCTGTTGGCCTGGCAAAAAGAGCAGGGAGAGATCCGGGCTGCAGCCCTGGCCCGTGAGAACCGCGCGATGAAAATGCAGCGCACGTTCAATCGCTCGGGTATCCGCCCCCTGCATCAGAACTGTTCGTTCGATAACTATAAAGTCGAGTCCCAGGGACAGATGAATGCCCTTAGCCAGGCACGTCAGTACGTGGATGAGTTCGACGGCAACATCGCCAGCTTCATCTTCAGCGGCAAGCCCGGCACCGGAAAAAACCACCTTGCGGCCGCCATTTGCAACGAGCTGCTGCTGCGCGGAAAATCGGTCTTAATTATCACCGTGGCGGATATTATGTCCGCGATGAAAGACACCTTCAGCAATCGCGAAACCAGCGAAGAACAGCTGCTGAACGATTTGAGTAACGTCGACCTGCTGGTCATTGACGAGATTGGCGTGCAGACCGAATCCCGCTACGAAAAAGTGATCATCAACCAGATCGTTGACCGTCGCTCTTCGTCTAAACGCCCGACCGGCATGCTGACGAACCACAATATTGATGAAATGACCCGCCTGCTGGGCGAGCGCGTGATGGACCGTATGAAGCTTGGCAACAGCCTGTACGTCATCTTCGACTGGGATAGCTATCGCAGCCGCGTCACCGGCAAAGAGTATTAAGACATTTCCAGGGATCGCCGGTGGCCCGGAGGTATATACTGGTGCCACTTCCGGCCCCAAACGGACCTTTTTGAGTAAGTCATTATGAAAAAACAGTTACCGATCGTCACACTTTTAGGCGTAATGCTGGCTACCGGCGCGGTGCAGGCAGCGTCATGGCAGGAGTCACTATCCAGCGCAGCAAGCGAGCTGACCAAAGAGAGCGGCAGTTCTCAGGGCGGGCTGTCAGCCTCTTCCCTCACCAGCCTGCTGGGTAACAGCTCCCAGAGCCTGAGCGCGGGCACGATGAACAACGCGGCGGGTATTCTGGAGTATTGTGCGAAGCAGAAGCTGGCCTCCGTGACCGATACCCAAAACATCAAAAATCAGGTGCTCGGTAAGCTGGGTCTGGATACGCAGGAACAGAAAGCGGACACCAACTACATGGACGGCATTCAGGGCCTGCTGAACGCGCAAAACGGCCAGCAGCTTAATCTGAGCACCCTCGGTAACTCTTCGCTGGCGAAACAGGTGAAAACCAAAGCCTGCGATCTGGTGCTGAAACAAGGGGTTAATTTCCTCTCCTGACCGTCCGCCTTTTCTGCCACAACACGCCGCGTTTATTACGATAGTCTTACAACGCGGCGTGAGAGACGTGTTTTCCCCCCCTTTCACCCTCTCAGCCTGTGCATGCCAGGATGCGACCGCCTTCAAAAAATCGATTTTATAAACCAAATCCTAACAACTGCACACTTTCGTGACGCTAAAATTGCAGCTAAACGACATCGCCATTACATTGTGTTACCCAAAAAATAATCTCTTAGCGGGCTAAGTGCCTGGCATCATGAGGATATGCTGTTGTCAGAATTAATGTCCCTTATCCTTTTTTTGGCTTCCATCGGCGTTTACGCCTGGAAAGCCGGCCGTAACACCTGGTGGTTTGTCGCCACGCTGGTGGTACTCGGCATTTTTATTGTTTTGAACATTACCCTCTACGCCAGCGACTATTTTACCGGAGACGGTATTAACGATGCGGTGCTCTATACCCTCACCAACAGCCTGACGGGCGCCGGAGTTAGTAAGTACATACTTCCCGGCCTGGGAGTCGTCGTGGCGCTGGTTGCTATTTTTGGCACGCTCGCCTGGGTGCTGCGTCGTCGTCGCCATCATCCACATCATCATGGCTATAGCCTGCTGGCGCTGTTCCTGGCGCTGGCGTCCGTTGATGCCAGCCCGGCATTCCATCAGATTACCGAGCTGGTCAAATCCCAGTCCCGCGATGGCGATCCGGACTTCGTGGCGTACTACAAAGAGCCGGCGAAGAAGATCGACAACCCGAAGCTCAACCTGGTCTATATCTACGGCGAGAGTCTTGAACGCACCTATTTTGATAACGATGCTTTCCCGAACCTGACGCCCGATCTCGGCGCGCTGAAGGATCAGGGTCTCGACTTTAGCAAGACCATGCAGTTACCGGGCACCGATTACACCATCGCCGGCATGGTTGCCTCCCAGTGCGGCATCCCGCTGTTCGCGCCTTTTGAAGGCAATGCGTCAGCGTCCATGTCGAGCTTTTTCCCGCAGAATATCTGCCTCGGCGATATCCTGAAAAATTCCGGCTACGAAAACTACTTTATGCAGGGCGCAAACCTGCGCTTTGCCGGCAAAGATGTGTTCCTGAAATCCCATGGATTTGACCATCTTTACGGCTCAGAAGAGTTAAAAACCACCGTTGCGGACCCCGCCTACCGCAATGACTGGGGCTTCTACGACGATACCGTTCTGGATGAAACCTGGAAAAAATTCGAGGAACTCTCCCGCGCTGGCAAGCGTTTCTCCCTCTTTGCCCTGACCGTAGATACCCACCATCCCGATGGGTTTGTGTCGCGCTCCTGCAAGCGTAAAAGCTATGACGTTGACGGCAAAAACAACAAGTCCTTTAGCGCCGTCACCTGCAGTCAGGAGCATATCGCCGCGCTCATTGAGAAAATCAAAGCCTCGCCGTACTTCAAAAACACGGTGATTGTCGTCTCGTCTGACCATCTGGCGATGAAAAACAGCGCCTGGGATGAACTGAACAAGCTGGACCGCAGCAATCTGTTCTTCGTCATGCGCGGCGACAAGCCCCAGCAGGAGGTCATTGCCACCAAGCGTAACTCAATGGATAACGGCGCAACGGTGCTGGATATTCTGGGGGGCGATAACTTTATTGGTCTGGGCCGCAGCACGCTGTCAGGTCAGTCCCTGTCGGAAGTATTCCTCAACATGAAGGAGAAAATCCTGGCGTGGAAGCCGGACATCATCCGTCTGTGGAACTTCCCGAAAGAGATGAAGGATTTCACCATCGATGGGGACAAAAACACCATCGCCTTCTCTGGAAGCCACTTCCGCCTGCCGCTGCTGCTGCGCGTCTCGGACAAACGCGTTGAGCCGCTGCCAGAGAGTGAATACTCTGCCCCGCTGCGCTTCCAGCTGGCCGATTTCGCCCCGCGCGATAACTTTGTCTGGGTCGATAAGTGCTACAAAATGGGCCAGCTCTGGTCACAGCCGCTGTCGCTCTCGACCGACTGGTGCGTCTCGCAGGGGCAGCTTGGCGGGGAACAGAAGGTCCAGCATGTCGATCAGGCCCAGTGGAAAGGGAAAACCGCGTTTAAGGATACGGTTATCGACACGGCGCGCTATCAGCGCAACGTCGACCTGCTGAAAATAGTCGATAACGACATTCGCTACAAAGCGGACAGCTTTATCTTTAACGTCGCGGGCGCGCCGGAGGAGGTAAAACAGTTCAGCGGTATCTCGCGCCCTGAGTCCTGGGGGCGCTGGTCCAACGCCCAGCTGGGAGATGAGGTGAAGATTGAGTATACCCATCCGCTGCCGGAAAAATTCGACCTGGTGATCACCGCGAAGGCCTTTGGCCCTAACGCCAGCCGCCCCATTCCTGTGCGGGTGGGTGATAAAGAGCAGATCCTGACGCTTGGAAATGACGTCTCTACCACCACGCTGCATTTTGAAAACCCGTCACGCAGCAATACCGTGGAGATCGTGCCGCCGGCTCCGCAATCCACAAACGAAGGCAATATCCTCGGGCACTCGCCGCGCCAGATTGGCATCGGCATGGTTGAAATCAAAATCGTCAACAGCGAAAGTTAGCCAACCCTCCGCCCGGCGTCCTGCCGGGCGAGCTTTTATAAATAGATAAAGCTTTATATCGTTTATAAATAAGCTTAAATCACTATATTTAATCTCTTTTTATTTATAAATATTCTTATATAAAGACAAAAAGTAGCATATGACCCCAGTAAACACTGACGAGGTCATACGCAGTTTCATCATGTTAACCGGCTACAAATTCGAATCCATCCGGGCGCTGCACAC is a genomic window containing:
- a CDS encoding PTS sugar transporter subunit IIC → MSANHAAFNLIFRFVENYVSPIAGRISSQRHVMAIRDGFISAMPFMIVGSFLLVFAYPPFSPDTTWGFARAWLDMAKQFEGQILTPFDMTMGIMSIYICAAIAYNLGKHYVKSHQLDPFMCAMLSLMAFLLVAAPKTKGTLPVDSLGGTGIFTAILVAVYCVELMRFLKAHNIGIRLPDQVPPMIKNSFDLLIPVLVVVLTLYPLSLLIQSEFGMLIPQAIMSIFKPLVSAADSLPAILLAVLIGHLLWFAGIHGAAIVSGMLQMFWLTNLGANQTALAAGEALPHIFMEAFWTFFIVIGGSGATMGLVICYLRSRSAHLRSIGRLSVVPSFFNINEPVIFGTPIVMNPVFFIPFLLAPMVNAVLAWGVMKLDLIGRVISVVPWTAPAPVGAAWALGWDFRAAILVIVLACVSAIIYFPFFKVYEKQLLEQEAEEAQRNAEEENQQVA
- a CDS encoding YbaK/EbsC family protein, whose translation is MSLQSVQQFFADNAPDVEIIELSQSTATVALAAAAHNVEPGQIAKTLSLKVKNEVILVVAKGDARLDNKKLKDAFGAKARMLSSDEVVTVTGHPVGGVCPFGLENPLSVYCDVSLKQYAEVLPAAGAIHSAVRISPDRMAELTSAKWVDVCS
- the bglJ gene encoding DNA-binding transcriptional activator BglJ; this translates as MSAVGLQHFFALPALSSFQMHLFSRFDSFKDALSHTSFYAVIYSLSDAREERRNCLAYLRDLTFSHGDIQRIVLAAGEVEARLVSHLSPSRLHGVISKSLSLEKLLEGLIVLLNETHRVNDNMFNHWYVSQNRMLSPTERAILRYMSSGYSIPEIAARLERNIKTIRAHKFNAMVKLGVNSDVGLLDAADILAHLPAWESRRSVLNVSSFS
- a CDS encoding helix-turn-helix transcriptional regulator: MLPLEGKHGVVISKVPVMQAGLGGVMTRHFPDYEMTYCRSIQELTLLQLRRAGVIIADISGDYRNPRGTLEQYYGLLNQYRDVHWIFLVSRPLYPLAIELLMRPESTLLSDMEPIEGVISAIRAGSERAERISQTLLMPERPDLDEETENFIALTHSERKVLRLLGKGWGINQIATLLKKSNKTISAQKNSAMRRLSLRSNADMYAWISSTQGMRELSLMSAYGDFDEWKRPLQQDISPSLKIAQ
- a CDS encoding threonine/serine ThrE exporter family protein, which gives rise to MQADRSTQRAATRLCIQCGLFLLQHGAESALVEELSTRLGVALGMDSVESSISSNAIVLTTIKDGQCLTSTRKNHDRGINMHVVTEVQHIVIMAEHRLLDLKDIDKRFNQIKPLRYPRWLVVLMVGLSCACFCKLNQGGWDGAAITFLASGIAMYVRQLLTHRQLHPQINFCATAFVATTVSGLLLRLPQFASTPTVAMAASVLLLVPGFPLINAVADMFKGHINTGLARWAIASLLTLATCIGVVMAMTLWGLRGWA
- a CDS encoding threonine/serine exporter, whose translation is MGVIELVLALAQDMLLAAIPAVGFAMVFNVPQRALPWCALLGAIGHGSRMVMMTAGFNIEWSTFMASMLVGCIGIQWSRWYLAHPKVFTVAAVIPMFPGISAYTAMISAVKIGHFGYSEPQMILLLSNFLKASSIVGALSIGLSIPGLWLYRKRPRV
- a CDS encoding TetR family transcriptional regulator, which gives rise to MANPGSEHPEYHDESSLKDKIFQSAIALFAEYGLNGARMEQIAEKAGTTKRMVVYHFKNKENLYLLALEYVYTQIRASEKQLSLAGMPPVEALVHLVEATFDYHADHPDYIRIICMENMQRGRFMQQSSYLRQVNRSALELLEAILQRGKEKQLFNQTVDARDLHRLISSFSFHYVANSYTFTLLFEDGADEAAQRQHYRKMAVQVALRYTCP
- a CDS encoding MarR family winged helix-turn-helix transcriptional regulator; the protein is MNAKTNDTTAALLLDNQLCFALYSANLALNKLYRQLLAPLNLTYPQYLVMLVLWEQDDVTVSDIGERLFLDSATLTPLLKRLESAGLILRQRSRKDERQVAVTLSDAGRALQQQAVGIPHAVGCAAQCDTDTMLALKQQLEHLRQQLHRA
- a CDS encoding organic hydroperoxide resistance protein codes for the protein MSLEKVVYTAKAKATGGRDGRATSSDGVLDVKLGVPKEMGGMGGDVTNPEQLFAAGYSACFLGAMKFVAARDKFSLPKDAFIEGEVGIGPLPTGFGIEAKLNIHVEGMDAAEAKKLVDAAHIVCPYSNATRGNIDVTLNIIA
- the dnaT gene encoding primosomal protein DnaT, encoding MSSRILTTSIAGIDAFMRDPRGVLSNAEGGTIAVFADNAPAFYAITPERLAQLLDIEARLSRPASDVTLDNQFFDEPGNAPVAVPMGKFPMYAGWQPDADFQRQAALWGIALSQPVTPEELAAFTAYWQAEGKVFHHVQWQQKLARSIQINRASNNGQPKRDINAFSEPDKQIPNGFRGAK
- the dnaC gene encoding DNA replication protein DnaC encodes the protein MKNVGDLMKRLQKMMPANVKPAFTTGEELLAWQKEQGEIRAAALARENRAMKMQRTFNRSGIRPLHQNCSFDNYKVESQGQMNALSQARQYVDEFDGNIASFIFSGKPGTGKNHLAAAICNELLLRGKSVLIITVADIMSAMKDTFSNRETSEEQLLNDLSNVDLLVIDEIGVQTESRYEKVIINQIVDRRSSSKRPTGMLTNHNIDEMTRLLGERVMDRMKLGNSLYVIFDWDSYRSRVTGKEY
- a CDS encoding DUF2501 domain-containing protein, with translation MKKQLPIVTLLGVMLATGAVQAASWQESLSSAASELTKESGSSQGGLSASSLTSLLGNSSQSLSAGTMNNAAGILEYCAKQKLASVTDTQNIKNQVLGKLGLDTQEQKADTNYMDGIQGLLNAQNGQQLNLSTLGNSSLAKQVKTKACDLVLKQGVNFLS